In Pseudomonas sp. ADAK2, the genomic window GCAAGTCTTCGATCAGTTCCAGGCGGTATTCGGTGAGCATCGCCTTGACGCGCTCGGCCGGGACTTTTTCCAGGGTGCTGTCGAAGCCGTTGAGCACTTTGTTCAGCAGGCGTTCGCCGAGGCTGATGGATTCGGAGCGGCGTTGCAGTTTCAGCGCGTGGCGGATGTGCGTGCGTGCCTTGCCGGTGACCACGAAGTTGAGCCACGCCGGGTTCGGCCGTGCACCGGGGGCGCTGACGATCTCGACCGTGGAACCGCTTTGCAGCGGTTCGGACAGCGGTGCGAGACGACGATTGATCCGGCAGGCGATGCAGCTGTTGCCGACATCGGTGTGCACCGCGTAGGCGAAATCGACCGCCGTGGAGCCTTTGGGCAGCTCCATGATCCGGCCTTTAGGCGTGAACACGTAGACCTCGTCCGGGAACAGGTCGATCTTCACGCTTTCGATGAATTCCAGCGAGTTGCCGGCGCGTTGCTGCATTTCCAGCACGCCTTTTACCCACTGGCGGGCGCGGGCGTGAGTGCCTTTGGGCTGCTCGTCGCCGCTGGATTTGTACAGCCAATGGGCAGCGATGCCGTTGTTGGCCATCTCTTCCATTTCACGGGTGCGGATCTGGATCTCGATCGGTACACCGTGCATGCCGAACAGCGTGGTGTGCAGCGACTGATAGCCGTTGGCCTTGGGGATCGCGATGTAATCCTTGAAGCGACCCGGCAACGGTTTGTACAAATTATGCACAGCACCCAGCACGCGGTAGCAGGTATCGACCTTGTCGACGATGATCCGGAACGCGTAGACGTCCATGATTTCGTTGAAGGCCCGACGCTTGCCGCGCATTTTCTTGTAGATGCCGTAGAGGTGTTTCTGGCGCCCGCTGACTTCGCCCTGGATTTCATCAATCGCCAGGCAGTGGCTCAGGGACTCTTCGATCTTGTTGACGATTTCCTTGCGGTTGCCCCGGGCGCGCTTGACGGCCTGGTTGATCCGCGCGGAACGCATCGGGTGCATGGCCTTGAAGCCGAGGTCTTCGAATTCTATGCGGATGGCGTGCATGCCCAGCCGGTTGGCGATGGGCGCATAGATTTCCAGGGTTTCCTTGGCGATGCGTCGGCGTTTTTCGCCGGACAGCACTTCCAGCGTGCGCATGTTGTGCAGGCGGTCGGCCAGCTTGACCAGGATCACGCGAATGTCGCGGGCCATGGCCATGGCCATTTTCTGGAAGTTTTCGGCCTGGGCTTCGGCTTTGGTCTCGAAGTTCATCTGGGTCAGTTTGCTGACCCCATCGACCAGTTCGGCCACGGTTTCGCCGAACTGCGCTTGCAGCGCTTCCTTGGCAATCCCGGTGTCTTCGATCACGTCATGCAGCATCGCCGCCATCAAACTCTGATGGTCCATGTGCATGTCGGCAAGAATATTCGCCACCGCAAGAGGATGCGTGACGTACGCCTCGCCGCTGCGGCGGCGTTGGCCGTCGTGGGCTTGTTCGGCGTAGAAATACGCTCGGCGGACCAGGTTGACCTGGTCCTTGCCGAGGTAGGTCGATAAGCGATCGGCGAGGGCGTCTATGCTCGGCATGATGACTCCTGCCGTTCGCTGTGACCCCGCGCCGTGCTACGTCGACCAGGCATAGGCTTAGACGGCCTCGTTGGACTCGTCCTCGAACGCTGCGAACAGCGGTTCGTCTTCGACGATTTCAGCATTGGCGATGAACTCATAGCTCATCAGGCCTTCAGCGATTTCACGCAGCGCTACAACGGTAGGCTTGTCGTTTTCCCACTGAACCAGTGGCTCTTTGCCGCCGGTGGCCAGTTGACGGGCACGTTTGGTGGACAGCATGACCAGCTCAAAACGGTTTTCCACGTGGTTCAGGCAGTCTTCAACGGTTACGCGGGCCATGGTATTCCTCGGAGCGAATGCAATATGCGCGCTGCCCGGTTGGGCGAGCGGACTCAACAGTTTAAAAAATCACCAGCGATTAGGGAAGCGCTGATTTTTTGACCAAGCCCTTCGACGCGCTGCAAGTGCCAATGTAAAGCCCTTGCAGCGGTTTTGGGAAGAGCTGTTTAGCCGAGCAATTCAGCCAAAAGTTTTCCGTTACGCTGCTGCTGACGCTTCTGATGCAGCTGATTTGCACGGAAAATCGCCTTCAGGTCGTGCAGGGCGTGGGCAAAATCGTCGTTGATGATCAGGTAGTCGTAGTCGACGTAGTGGCTCATCTCGCTGACGGCTTCACGCATCCGGCCGTCGATGATCTCGTCGCTGTCCTGGCCGCGATTGGTCAGGCGCTGGTGCAAGGCTTCCAGGGACGGCGGCAGAATGAAGATCGAGCGGGCTTGTGGCATCAACTTGCGCACTTGCTCGGCGCCTTGCCAGTCGATTTCCAGGATCAGGTCGTGGCCTGCGTCCAGGGTCTGCTGCAAGTGGCTTTGCGAGGTGCCGTAGAGGTTGCCGAACACTTCGGCGCGCTCCAGGAAGTCGCCGTGTTCGCCCATCTTCACAAACGCTTCGCGCGAGACGAAGTGATAGTTCACGCCGTCCACTTCACCGGGGCGCATAGCGCGGGTGGTGTGGGAAACCGAGACGCGAATCTCCGGGTCGGAGTCGGTCAGGGCCTTGACCAGGCTGCTCTTGCCCGCGCCCGAAGGGGCGGAAATGATGTACAGGGTGCCGGTGCTGTGGGTCATGTCGGGGTGGCCTTACTCAATATTCTGTACTTGTTCGCGCATCTGCTCGATCAACACTTTGAGGTTGACCGCAGCCGTGGTGCTGCGCGGATCGAAGGCTTTGGAGCCCAGTGTGTTGGCTTCGCGGTTGAGTTCCTGCATCAGGAAGTCCAGGCGCCGACCGGCCGCACCGCCGGACTTGAGCACCCGGCGAACTTCGAGGATGTGAGTGCTCAGGCGATCCAGTTCTTCGGCGACGTCGCTCTTTTGCGCGAGCATGACCATTTCCTGCTCCAGCCGCTGTGGGTCCATCTCGGCTTTCATGTCGGCAAAGCGGTCGAGGACTTTCTGGCGCTGGGTGGCGAGCATCTGCGGAACGAGCTCGCGCAGGGTCACGACGTCTTCTTCAATGGAGGTCAGGCGCTCGTTGATCAGGCGTGCCAGCTCCGCGCCTTCGCGCTCGCGGCCAGCCTTCAACTCTTTCAAGCCCTGGGTGAACAGCGCCAGTGCTTCGGCATTCAAGGCTTGCGGATCAGTCGCGTCGCCGACCAGGACGCCAGGCCAGGCCAGGACTTCCAGTGGGTTCAGCGCGGCCGGGTTCTTGATCAGGCCGGAGATCGTCTCGGCGGCGGCAACCAGTTGCGAAGCGCGCTCGCGATCTATTTGCAGGGTTTTGCCGGTGCTTTCTTCAGTGAAACGCAGGGTGCATTCCAGTTTGCCTCGGGAAATGCCCTGGCGCAGCGCTTCGCGGACCGCGCCTTCGAGGTCGCGAAAGGATTCCGGCAGGCGCAGGTGCGGCTCCAGGTAGCGGCTGTTGACCGAGCGCAGCTCCCAGCTCAGGGTGCCTTGGGCGCCGGCTTTTTCGACGCGGGCGAAGGCGGTCATGCTGTGCACCATGGAGGTACCTCGCAATGCAGGCCGACGCGAACAGTTGAGCTTCGCGGACCCGATATCAATGAATGTAAGCCGACTGGCAGCAAAGGCGCAGGATTGTAGCGCAGTGGGGCGGATGCGCCCAAACACACGCTGTGACAAAGGGCTGCAGGCCGTCGGTTAGGCACTTATCTGCGCCTTCAACCGTCGGCCGGATTTTTTAGAAGTGCCCAGTCGTTGCTGGCGGCTCTATAATGCTCCGCAGTTTTCCGTCCCCCGTACAGGTATTCCCTATGAAACGTCCAAGTGGTCGCGTTGCCGATCAGCTCCGCTCGATCCGCATTACCCGCAACTACACCAAACACGCCGAGGGTTCTGTGCTGGTCGAGTTCGGTGATACCAAAGTCATCTGCACCGTCAGCGTCGAGAATGGCGTGCCACGTTTCCTCAAAGGTCAGGGCCAAGGCTGGTTGACCGCTGAATACGGCATGCTGCCGCGCGCCACTGGCGAGCGTAACCAGCGTGAAGCGAGCCGCGGCAAGCAAGGCGGCCGCACTCTGGAAATCCAGCGTCTGATCGGCCGTTCCCTGCGCGCTGCGCTGGACATGTCGAAGCTGGGCGATGTCACCCTGTACGTCGATTGCGACGTGATCCAGGCTGACGGCGGCACCCGTACCGCGTCCATCACCGGCGCCATGGTTGCGCTGGTCGATGCTTTGAAAGTGATCAAGAAGCGCGGCGGCCTGAAAGGCGGCGACCCGCTCAAGCAAATGATCGCGGCCGTTTCGGTCGGCATGTACCAGGGCGAGCCTGTGCTTGACCTCGACTATCTGGAAGACTCGGCTGCCGAGACTGACCTGAACGTCGTCATGACCAGCACCGGTGGCTTCATCGAAGTCCAGGGCACTGCCGAAGGCGCGCCGTTCCAGCCGGAAGAGCTGAACGCCATGCTGGAACTGGCCAAGAAAGGCATGAACGAGATTTTCGAGCTGCAGAAAGCCGCACTGGCTGACTGATCGGACCTTTCCACACCAAGGAGGACGCCATGAGTGATCAGCAATTGCTACCCACGCCGAGCCAGGAGGTTCGTCAGTGGGCGATGTTTTGTCACTTGTCCGCCTTGCTGGGGATCTGGATTCCGTTTGGTACGCTGATCGGCCCGCTGATTCTCTGGCAGATGAAGCGCGAGAGTGATCCGTTTATTGATGCGCAGGGCAAGGAAGCGCTCAATTTTCAGATCACCGTCGCCATCGCCGCGACCCTCTCGTTCTTTTTGATGTTGGTGGTCATCGGGTTCTTCCTGCTTGGCCTGATCGCCATCGGCGCGTTGGTGCTGACGATCATCGCTGGCGTGAAAGCCAATGAAGGGGTGCCTTATCGGTATCCGTTCACTTGGCGGGTGATCAAGTAATGATCAATCCGGGCAGGCCCGCCTTGCATTGAACGCTGTAAAACAAATGCCCTGACTTGTCAGGGCATTTGTATTTCTGCAGTTCAATTAACATCGCTGGCGCACGGGGCGGGTGATAACTGCGCCGCAGTTCTTTATCAACGATCACTCTTACAT contains:
- the rph gene encoding ribonuclease PH; its protein translation is MKRPSGRVADQLRSIRITRNYTKHAEGSVLVEFGDTKVICTVSVENGVPRFLKGQGQGWLTAEYGMLPRATGERNQREASRGKQGGRTLEIQRLIGRSLRAALDMSKLGDVTLYVDCDVIQADGGTRTASITGAMVALVDALKVIKKRGGLKGGDPLKQMIAAVSVGMYQGEPVLDLDYLEDSAAETDLNVVMTSTGGFIEVQGTAEGAPFQPEELNAMLELAKKGMNEIFELQKAALAD
- the rpoZ gene encoding DNA-directed RNA polymerase subunit omega, producing the protein MARVTVEDCLNHVENRFELVMLSTKRARQLATGGKEPLVQWENDKPTVVALREIAEGLMSYEFIANAEIVEDEPLFAAFEDESNEAV
- the spoT gene encoding bifunctional GTP diphosphokinase/guanosine-3',5'-bis pyrophosphate 3'-pyrophosphohydrolase, yielding MPSIDALADRLSTYLGKDQVNLVRRAYFYAEQAHDGQRRRSGEAYVTHPLAVANILADMHMDHQSLMAAMLHDVIEDTGIAKEALQAQFGETVAELVDGVSKLTQMNFETKAEAQAENFQKMAMAMARDIRVILVKLADRLHNMRTLEVLSGEKRRRIAKETLEIYAPIANRLGMHAIRIEFEDLGFKAMHPMRSARINQAVKRARGNRKEIVNKIEESLSHCLAIDEIQGEVSGRQKHLYGIYKKMRGKRRAFNEIMDVYAFRIIVDKVDTCYRVLGAVHNLYKPLPGRFKDYIAIPKANGYQSLHTTLFGMHGVPIEIQIRTREMEEMANNGIAAHWLYKSSGDEQPKGTHARARQWVKGVLEMQQRAGNSLEFIESVKIDLFPDEVYVFTPKGRIMELPKGSTAVDFAYAVHTDVGNSCIACRINRRLAPLSEPLQSGSTVEIVSAPGARPNPAWLNFVVTGKARTHIRHALKLQRRSESISLGERLLNKVLNGFDSTLEKVPAERVKAMLTEYRLELIEDLLEDIGLGNRMAYVVARRLLGEGEQLPSAEGPLAIRGTEGLVLSYAKCCTPIPGDPIVGHLSAGKGMVVHLDNCRNISEIRHNPEKCIQLSWAKDVTGEFNVELRVELEHQRGLIALLASSVNAADGNIEKISMDERDGRISVVQLVVSVHDRVHLARVIKKLRALTGVIRITRMRA
- a CDS encoding DUF4870 domain-containing protein; amino-acid sequence: MSDQQLLPTPSQEVRQWAMFCHLSALLGIWIPFGTLIGPLILWQMKRESDPFIDAQGKEALNFQITVAIAATLSFFLMLVVIGFFLLGLIAIGALVLTIIAGVKANEGVPYRYPFTWRVIK
- a CDS encoding YicC/YloC family endoribonuclease; the protein is MVHSMTAFARVEKAGAQGTLSWELRSVNSRYLEPHLRLPESFRDLEGAVREALRQGISRGKLECTLRFTEESTGKTLQIDRERASQLVAAAETISGLIKNPAALNPLEVLAWPGVLVGDATDPQALNAEALALFTQGLKELKAGREREGAELARLINERLTSIEEDVVTLRELVPQMLATQRQKVLDRFADMKAEMDPQRLEQEMVMLAQKSDVAEELDRLSTHILEVRRVLKSGGAAGRRLDFLMQELNREANTLGSKAFDPRSTTAAVNLKVLIEQMREQVQNIE
- the gmk gene encoding guanylate kinase — protein: MTHSTGTLYIISAPSGAGKSSLVKALTDSDPEIRVSVSHTTRAMRPGEVDGVNYHFVSREAFVKMGEHGDFLERAEVFGNLYGTSQSHLQQTLDAGHDLILEIDWQGAEQVRKLMPQARSIFILPPSLEALHQRLTNRGQDSDEIIDGRMREAVSEMSHYVDYDYLIINDDFAHALHDLKAIFRANQLHQKRQQQRNGKLLAELLG